The following proteins are encoded in a genomic region of Natrinema sp. HArc-T2:
- a CDS encoding CARDB domain-containing protein — protein sequence MKRDRTAITVVLVAVAMVGSVVALPALGGGIESINAPDAADGAATQPADDPSSAAGSSPASSPPAAATLETNALQTQNDTESTAESELVTFTESNATTGDANAQAIQGETEQAVEAGVEEGVELVQSQGIEVTQEQRAAALEAARSSVQQYQTVDAEQVQAATAGAVHGSLAQSQSANVSQVQSAVGGATDGALSQSQSANVTQLQSATWGGAHGALAQSQRVSAEQIQVASRGAAAGAAHEAGTTDVGKAPHVQEAAQGAAYGALTQYQSITAEQRQQVTLEHVQHAAAGGATGSLGGSAPAVLEQEQRVDVEQRQRVTIKQIQKAAAGAAKGALVQRQSVSVEQTQAAARGAGRGALTQVQRTSLEQRQRVSITQVQEASFGAAKGAISQSQEATVEQIQAAATGSAGGVLVQRQSISITQIQSAAVGAAEGAVTSAIQRQEVTIEQIQAAAFGAGEGAVTQTQLVEVTQVQHLAYGGASGALVQSQSATVTQIQTATRVATQETARLVQSQRISITQLQTLTQEAAAEATTYAVDEDTDDVTQITQRITVVIEQRIETIDRLEGTASIDFPDQESTGEQVTIANVSLSEGGFVAVYDGVAVDADPDAIVGVSDYLEPGDHQNVTIDLDEPLAASGAVVAVPHHDTNDDETFQYVDSGGEEDVPYVTGAGAPVIDGAFVTVTDEPDEANATLSVSDQDGSGETLTVDEANASVPYTVTASYDGETATSDTFAAGEEATNLSLALEPPLAENTTVNVSVVGEDGTTLATETVEYTVTDEPDGERTATLSVADQAGNGSTLTIDEANASVEYAISVTDEDGELRAESDTFAADNPITNETLELEPPLETNATLEVAVIATDDGASLTNETIEYTVENDTPDESPDASLSVDNQTGDGETLTIDGASASVPYLLSAEYDGERVDSETIEANTTVADETLTLEPPLEENTTVNVSVRAAADDAVLANDSIEYAVEEPTPGEPTANLTVADQVGDGSTLTVTQANASVEYAITITDENGTQLAASESFGANETIGPEEFTLEPPLEENATLGVAVVTADDGTPIETASVEYTVDGPPPGFDVEFTSCQRAVVTASLAEGDRVAASTWFYTSGGVGDTIVEDIVTAGDEIPAPYNGTIVFEIGNERRVTMEGDRVLVEVPDYGTFGTYISGISSPEPAEIGSIDYPNPLERCDEEARPELPSIAVEETTATEDSIDVTFSYENPNDASMGAYSRFVEGTTTDEPPSGFEPGQHTFTVEWTPESGDERLVWEADFSLFGYEEPITAATPPASDIEPSEPAFFNVSSLETNSPVEQGVPLEVDTEIENVGGEDGTQNVSLAIDNTTVNETERTLEPGENQTVSFTVGTADLEPGEYPLSVATENETAETTITVEEPDEPATFGVSIDETNSPVIPGEPLAVEATLENVGDRAGTQDVEIAVDDTPGESTAVTLESGETTTVTLNYDTANLEPGEYPLTVSTENETAETTVTVEQPATFAISDLTAPDTGQPGDEVTVTATLENVGDREGTQTVAYAVDEQVVDESSVTLAAGETTTISFTSQLPPGTSTHTIATDDDQASVTIEAVPADGGGTDGNGETGPDGGPETPPQPPTEPEPPQPPEAPQPPESPEPPQPPAEPQPGTGPTAPADGGTAESNDGGAGDTTAGQ from the coding sequence ATGAAGCGCGATCGAACTGCAATCACTGTCGTGCTTGTCGCCGTCGCGATGGTCGGCAGTGTCGTCGCGCTACCGGCACTGGGCGGCGGAATCGAATCGATCAACGCGCCGGACGCGGCTGACGGGGCGGCCACCCAACCGGCTGACGATCCATCGTCTGCAGCTGGCTCGTCGCCTGCAAGCAGTCCACCAGCTGCGGCTACGCTCGAGACGAACGCGCTCCAGACACAGAACGACACCGAGTCGACGGCTGAGTCGGAACTCGTCACGTTCACAGAGTCCAACGCGACGACCGGCGACGCGAACGCGCAGGCGATCCAGGGAGAGACCGAACAGGCCGTCGAGGCCGGCGTCGAGGAGGGTGTCGAACTCGTCCAGTCTCAGGGTATCGAGGTGACACAGGAACAGCGAGCAGCGGCGCTCGAAGCCGCTCGATCGTCGGTGCAGCAGTATCAGACCGTCGATGCCGAGCAGGTGCAGGCGGCGACGGCGGGAGCCGTCCACGGCTCACTGGCCCAGTCCCAGTCGGCAAACGTGAGCCAGGTCCAGTCCGCGGTGGGTGGGGCGACCGACGGCGCACTCTCACAGTCCCAATCCGCGAACGTGACTCAACTCCAGAGTGCGACGTGGGGCGGGGCACACGGGGCGCTCGCCCAGAGCCAGCGCGTCAGCGCCGAACAGATTCAGGTCGCGAGCCGGGGCGCAGCCGCCGGTGCCGCACACGAAGCGGGCACGACGGACGTCGGCAAGGCACCACACGTTCAGGAGGCCGCACAGGGCGCAGCCTACGGTGCGCTGACGCAATACCAGTCGATCACAGCCGAGCAACGCCAGCAAGTGACCCTCGAGCACGTCCAGCACGCCGCCGCCGGCGGTGCAACCGGGTCACTCGGAGGGAGTGCGCCCGCGGTACTCGAGCAAGAACAGCGTGTCGACGTCGAGCAGCGCCAGCGGGTGACGATCAAGCAGATCCAGAAGGCCGCAGCGGGGGCGGCGAAAGGCGCGCTCGTCCAGAGACAGTCGGTGTCGGTTGAGCAGACCCAGGCCGCCGCCCGCGGGGCCGGTCGCGGCGCGCTGACACAGGTCCAGCGAACCAGTCTCGAGCAGCGCCAGCGGGTGTCGATCACGCAGGTACAGGAAGCATCCTTCGGCGCAGCGAAGGGCGCGATCTCGCAGAGTCAAGAAGCAACTGTCGAGCAGATTCAGGCCGCCGCCACCGGGAGCGCAGGCGGCGTGCTCGTCCAGCGCCAGTCGATCTCGATCACGCAGATCCAGTCCGCCGCGGTCGGGGCCGCCGAGGGTGCGGTCACGTCCGCGATCCAGCGCCAAGAAGTGACGATCGAGCAGATTCAGGCGGCGGCGTTCGGTGCCGGTGAGGGGGCAGTGACCCAGACGCAACTCGTCGAAGTAACGCAAGTCCAGCACCTTGCATACGGCGGTGCGAGCGGAGCACTCGTCCAGTCACAGTCGGCGACAGTCACGCAGATTCAGACGGCGACGCGAGTCGCCACGCAGGAGACGGCCCGGCTCGTCCAGTCCCAGCGGATCAGCATCACGCAACTGCAGACGCTGACCCAAGAGGCCGCAGCCGAGGCGACCACCTACGCGGTGGACGAGGACACCGACGACGTGACCCAGATCACCCAGCGCATCACGGTCGTCATCGAACAGCGAATCGAAACGATCGACCGGCTCGAGGGGACGGCATCGATCGACTTCCCCGATCAGGAGTCGACCGGTGAGCAGGTCACTATCGCGAACGTGTCGCTCTCGGAGGGTGGGTTCGTCGCGGTCTACGACGGGGTCGCCGTCGACGCCGATCCAGACGCCATCGTCGGCGTCTCCGACTATCTCGAGCCGGGTGACCACCAGAACGTCACGATCGACCTTGACGAGCCGCTCGCGGCCAGCGGCGCGGTCGTGGCAGTCCCCCACCACGACACGAACGACGACGAAACGTTCCAGTACGTCGACTCCGGGGGCGAGGAGGACGTGCCCTATGTCACCGGTGCCGGCGCGCCGGTGATCGACGGCGCGTTCGTAACGGTCACGGACGAACCCGACGAGGCGAACGCAACGCTGTCAGTCTCGGATCAGGACGGCAGCGGCGAGACGCTCACTGTCGACGAAGCCAACGCGTCCGTCCCCTATACCGTCACGGCGTCGTATGACGGCGAAACAGCCACGAGTGACACGTTTGCAGCCGGTGAGGAAGCAACGAATCTCTCGCTTGCGTTAGAACCGCCGCTCGCAGAGAACACCACCGTCAACGTCTCCGTCGTCGGGGAGGACGGGACGACGCTCGCGACCGAGACTGTCGAGTACACCGTCACAGACGAGCCTGACGGCGAACGGACCGCGACACTGTCCGTGGCCGATCAGGCGGGCAACGGCTCGACGCTCACCATCGACGAGGCAAACGCCTCCGTCGAGTACGCGATCAGCGTCACCGACGAAGACGGCGAGTTGCGCGCCGAAAGCGACACGTTCGCTGCCGACAACCCGATCACGAACGAGACCCTCGAGTTAGAACCGCCCCTCGAGACCAACGCCACCCTCGAGGTCGCAGTCATCGCGACGGACGACGGCGCGTCGCTCACAAACGAGACGATCGAGTACACAGTCGAAAACGACACTCCCGACGAGAGCCCCGACGCATCGCTGTCGGTTGACAACCAGACCGGCGACGGCGAAACGCTGACCATCGACGGGGCGAGTGCGTCCGTTCCGTACCTTCTCTCAGCCGAATACGACGGCGAACGCGTCGACAGCGAGACGATCGAGGCGAACACGACGGTCGCGGACGAGACTCTCACGCTCGAACCGCCACTCGAGGAGAACACCACCGTCAATGTCTCCGTACGCGCCGCGGCCGACGACGCGGTGCTGGCGAACGACTCCATCGAGTACGCAGTCGAAGAGCCGACACCCGGTGAGCCGACGGCGAATCTCACGGTGGCCGATCAGGTCGGTGACGGCTCGACGCTGACCGTCACGCAGGCGAACGCGTCCGTCGAGTATGCGATCACGATCACCGACGAGAACGGGACCCAGCTCGCAGCGAGCGAGTCCTTCGGTGCGAACGAGACGATCGGTCCCGAGGAGTTCACGCTCGAGCCGCCACTTGAGGAAAACGCGACGCTCGGGGTCGCGGTCGTCACAGCCGACGACGGGACGCCCATCGAGACGGCGAGCGTCGAGTACACGGTCGACGGCCCGCCGCCGGGATTCGACGTGGAATTCACGAGCTGTCAGCGTGCGGTCGTCACCGCATCGCTCGCGGAGGGCGACCGGGTCGCCGCAAGCACGTGGTTCTACACCAGCGGCGGAGTCGGGGACACCATTGTGGAAGATATCGTCACTGCTGGCGACGAGATTCCGGCACCATACAACGGGACGATCGTCTTCGAAATCGGCAACGAACGTCGAGTCACGATGGAAGGCGATCGGGTGCTCGTCGAAGTACCGGATTACGGAACCTTCGGGACGTACATCTCCGGGATCAGCTCGCCCGAGCCGGCCGAGATCGGTAGCATCGACTATCCGAATCCGTTAGAGCGGTGCGATGAGGAGGCCCGACCCGAGTTGCCGTCGATCGCGGTCGAAGAGACGACAGCAACCGAAGACAGCATCGACGTAACGTTCAGCTACGAGAACCCGAACGACGCATCGATGGGAGCATACAGCCGGTTTGTCGAGGGCACCACGACCGACGAACCGCCGTCAGGGTTCGAGCCGGGCCAGCATACGTTCACCGTCGAATGGACGCCCGAGAGCGGCGACGAACGACTCGTCTGGGAGGCCGATTTCTCGCTGTTCGGGTACGAGGAGCCGATCACCGCCGCGACGCCGCCCGCCAGCGATATCGAGCCGTCCGAACCCGCGTTCTTCAACGTCTCGAGCCTGGAAACGAATAGCCCGGTCGAGCAGGGTGTGCCGCTCGAGGTCGACACTGAAATCGAGAACGTCGGCGGCGAAGACGGAACCCAGAACGTCTCGCTCGCAATTGATAATACTACTGTCAACGAGACAGAAAGAACGCTCGAACCCGGCGAGAACCAGACCGTCTCGTTCACTGTGGGCACCGCCGACCTCGAGCCCGGTGAGTACCCGCTGTCGGTGGCCACCGAAAACGAGACAGCTGAAACGACGATCACCGTCGAGGAGCCGGACGAGCCTGCAACCTTCGGCGTCTCGATCGACGAGACCAACAGCCCGGTCATACCGGGTGAACCGCTCGCAGTCGAAGCCACCCTCGAGAACGTCGGTGATCGCGCGGGGACACAGGACGTCGAAATCGCCGTCGACGACACGCCCGGCGAGTCGACAGCAGTGACGCTCGAGTCGGGCGAGACGACGACAGTGACGCTGAATTACGACACGGCGAATCTCGAGCCCGGAGAGTATCCGCTTACCGTGTCGACCGAAAACGAGACGGCGGAGACGACGGTAACCGTCGAGCAGCCGGCGACGTTCGCTATCAGCGACTTGACAGCGCCTGATACCGGTCAGCCCGGCGACGAGGTGACGGTGACGGCGACGCTCGAGAACGTCGGTGACCGAGAGGGAACGCAGACGGTGGCCTACGCGGTCGACGAACAGGTCGTCGATGAGTCGTCCGTGACGCTTGCGGCTGGGGAGACGACGACGATCTCGTTTACGTCTCAGTTGCCGCCAGGAACGTCGACGCATACGATCGCGACCGACGACGACCAGGCATCGGTGACGATCGAGGCAGTTCCGGCAGATGGCGGGGGTACGGACGGAAACGGTGAGACGGGGCCAGATGGCGGACCCGAGACGCCTCCCCAACCGCCGACCGAACCGGAGCCGCCCCAGCCGCCCGAAGCGCCCCAACCACCTGAGTCGCCAGAACCACCGCAACCACCCGCGGAGCCACAGCCAGGGACGGGGCCAACCGCGCCGGCCGATGGCGGCACAGCCGAGTCCAACGACGGTGGGGCAGGTGACACGACTGCTGGGCAATGA
- a CDS encoding biotin transporter BioY, whose translation MATEQNSVELVDDTVVRQFARAAVLAALIGASILVSIPIPLSPAPITLQVLFIFLAGLVLGPVWGGFSVLLYLIAGAVGVPVFAGMNSGLGVLIGNTAGYLWSYPIAASLIGVVVHRGTTLRDLREVSLPLVVGALVMATIVIYGMGTAYMAWLLDMSAWEAIAAGALPFLPGELLKMIAAIAIVRSGLITPVQS comes from the coding sequence ATGGCAACAGAACAGAATTCAGTCGAGCTCGTCGACGACACCGTCGTCCGGCAGTTCGCTCGAGCAGCGGTGCTCGCGGCGTTGATCGGGGCATCGATCTTGGTTTCGATCCCGATTCCGCTCTCGCCGGCGCCGATCACGCTCCAGGTGCTGTTTATTTTCCTCGCCGGGCTCGTTCTGGGCCCGGTCTGGGGTGGGTTTTCGGTCCTGCTCTATCTCATCGCCGGCGCCGTCGGCGTCCCGGTATTCGCCGGCATGAACAGTGGTCTCGGCGTCCTGATCGGAAACACGGCCGGCTACCTGTGGTCGTACCCGATCGCAGCGTCACTGATCGGCGTCGTCGTTCACCGCGGGACGACGTTGCGCGATCTCCGTGAGGTGTCGCTTCCGCTGGTCGTCGGTGCCCTCGTCATGGCGACGATCGTCATCTACGGGATGGGGACGGCGTACATGGCCTGGCTCCTCGACATGTCGGCCTGGGAAGCGATCGCCGCCGGTGCGCTTCCGTTCCTTCCGGGCGAACTCCTCAAGATGATCGCCGCGATCGCCATCGTCAGATCCGGACTCATTACACCGGTCCAGTCCTGA
- a CDS encoding energy-coupling factor ABC transporter ATP-binding protein, whose protein sequence is MIEFRSVSYAFDDVPVLEDVSLSIDDGEFVLLAGANGSGKTTLLRHCNGLLEPDSGEVSVNGTPVAENLIAARSSVGMVFQHPRDQFVSATVGADVAFGPENLGLERAEIDRRVATALEAVNMAGREDDRIASLSGGEQSRVAIAGALAMEPTHLVLDEPFTGLDEPARQSVLERLTSLSADGTGVLLTTHDLRDVCELADRVIAMQDGRIAVDEPPERALGKLGGLEVRVPNQ, encoded by the coding sequence ATGATCGAGTTTCGATCGGTCTCGTATGCGTTCGACGACGTGCCCGTTCTCGAGGACGTCTCGCTGTCGATCGACGACGGCGAGTTCGTCCTGCTGGCCGGTGCCAACGGCAGCGGGAAGACGACGCTCCTGCGCCACTGCAACGGCCTGTTAGAACCCGACAGTGGCGAGGTCAGTGTCAACGGCACACCCGTCGCCGAAAACCTGATCGCCGCCCGCTCGAGCGTCGGCATGGTCTTTCAACACCCACGCGACCAGTTCGTTTCCGCGACCGTCGGCGCGGACGTCGCCTTCGGCCCCGAAAACCTCGGCCTCGAGCGCGCCGAGATCGACCGTCGCGTTGCGACCGCACTCGAGGCCGTGAACATGGCCGGTCGCGAAGACGATCGGATCGCCTCCCTCTCGGGCGGCGAACAGTCCCGCGTGGCGATCGCGGGCGCGCTCGCGATGGAACCGACCCATCTCGTCCTCGACGAACCGTTTACTGGCCTCGACGAGCCGGCGCGTCAGTCCGTCCTCGAACGCCTCACGTCGTTGTCAGCCGACGGCACCGGTGTCTTGCTCACGACGCACGATCTGCGGGATGTCTGTGAACTCGCCGATCGCGTCATCGCCATGCAGGACGGTCGCATCGCTGTCGACGAGCCACCTGAACGCGCGCTGGGGAAACTCGGCGGTCTCGAGGTGCGGGTCCCGAACCAGTGA
- a CDS encoding energy-coupling factor transporter transmembrane protein EcfT: MLTYEPDETVSHRLDPRSKLLIQIGFAATALAHTTPRALAVLSVVTAGILLAARISIRRTLVAYRFALVILALAPLISGLTLGAPWFDPTDAAASGLASYRVLLILFVSAAYVRSTPVRDSRAAIQRTIPGKPGQLLGIGVALVFRFLPVLQGDLRTIREAMAARLGTERSIIDRASTVAVLGLTRAFDRADRLSLALQARCFAWNPTLPVLTFSRLDYPALGLAVVLAVSAFY; this comes from the coding sequence ATGCTAACGTACGAACCAGACGAGACGGTCTCCCATCGGCTCGATCCCCGGTCCAAGCTGTTGATCCAGATCGGCTTTGCGGCTACTGCACTGGCACACACGACGCCGCGGGCGCTGGCCGTTCTCTCCGTCGTGACGGCGGGCATCTTGCTTGCGGCGCGGATCTCCATCCGCCGAACCCTCGTTGCCTACCGCTTTGCACTGGTCATCCTCGCGCTCGCACCGCTGATATCGGGGCTGACGCTCGGCGCGCCCTGGTTCGATCCGACCGACGCCGCCGCGTCGGGGCTGGCGAGCTACCGGGTGTTGCTCATCCTGTTCGTCAGTGCGGCCTACGTCCGGTCGACGCCGGTTCGGGACTCTCGAGCGGCGATCCAGCGGACGATTCCCGGCAAACCGGGCCAACTGCTTGGAATCGGCGTTGCACTGGTGTTCCGGTTTCTCCCCGTCTTGCAGGGCGATCTCCGAACGATTCGCGAGGCGATGGCAGCCCGACTGGGAACCGAGCGGAGCATCATAGACCGTGCGAGCACGGTCGCAGTCCTCGGGCTGACGCGGGCGTTCGACCGCGCGGATCGACTCTCGCTCGCGTTGCAGGCGCGGTGTTTCGCGTGGAATCCCACGCTGCCGGTACTCACGTTCTCGCGGCTTGACTATCCCGCGCTCGGGCTGGCCGTTGTCCTTGCCGTGTCCGCGTTCTATTAG
- the tnpA gene encoding IS200/IS605 family transposase, producing the protein MEYHLQTGSHTVYALQYHFVTVTKYRADILTDERLERVAEIAHGIADDFEADIKNVDGGTDHVHILFQTKPTTDLTRFINSLKGVTSRRVRTEFPEVTQTLEDAFWQPGYFLATTGQVSIDVLMDYVDDQ; encoded by the coding sequence ATGGAATATCATCTGCAAACTGGGTCGCACACAGTGTACGCTCTCCAGTATCACTTCGTGACCGTCACGAAGTACCGTGCCGATATTCTCACGGATGAGCGGCTGGAGCGTGTCGCTGAAATCGCCCACGGTATTGCAGATGACTTCGAGGCCGACATCAAGAACGTGGACGGCGGTACCGACCACGTTCACATCCTGTTTCAGACCAAACCAACCACAGACCTCACGAGGTTCATTAACTCGCTCAAAGGTGTCACGTCCCGCCGAGTTCGCACGGAATTCCCCGAAGTGACACAGACGCTCGAAGATGCCTTCTGGCAACCGGGGTACTTCCTCGCTACGACCGGCCAAGTGAGCATTGACGTGCTGATGGACTACGTGGACGATCAGTAG
- a CDS encoding dihydrofolate reductase family protein, producing MSAGRVTLYIATSVDGYIADLEGGVDLLEEFQSESDGNEDEEGFREFFASIDCLVMGATTYEQVLGFGEWPYGDKPTYVFTQRVLSPATEAVEFVDREVAELSTELKKQHDHIWLVGGAQLAQTFLRERQIDALRLSQIPVLLGDGISLFAGEYDRQKLQLIDISVHDSGILEQHYEILGINSSR from the coding sequence ATGAGTGCTGGCCGAGTTACTCTCTATATCGCAACGAGTGTCGACGGATACATCGCCGACCTAGAAGGAGGCGTTGACTTGCTTGAAGAATTTCAATCGGAATCGGATGGCAACGAGGATGAAGAGGGCTTTCGGGAGTTTTTTGCGAGTATCGACTGTCTCGTGATGGGTGCGACGACGTATGAACAGGTACTCGGCTTCGGTGAATGGCCCTACGGCGACAAGCCGACGTATGTGTTCACACAGCGGGTCCTCTCTCCGGCGACCGAGGCGGTTGAGTTCGTTGATCGGGAGGTCGCAGAGCTGTCGACCGAACTCAAAAAGCAACATGACCACATTTGGCTGGTGGGCGGTGCACAGCTCGCGCAGACATTTCTGCGGGAGAGGCAGATTGATGCACTTCGACTGTCCCAGATTCCGGTTCTCCTTGGTGATGGGATATCGTTGTTTGCGGGTGAGTACGACCGACAGAAGTTACAGCTGATCGATATCAGTGTCCATGACAGCGGGATCTTGGAACAGCACTACGAGATACTGGGGATCAACAGCAGTCGCTAA
- a CDS encoding class I SAM-dependent methyltransferase family protein: protein MEVPCVRVAREAGEATRTTLADADLIDDDYEISVEDGWLYIPITDSDAVQAVLEDGEIVTRTVDERDSQTTPADLLSFEPSYERLGEAALIDEDDPERAREIADAILESDLPVETVLNKASKVKGETRVRDWVLLAGEDTEVVHREYGCEFLLDLAEVYFSPRLATERHRVAKQVTAGEHAFDMFAGVGPFVVPFANRGAECVGVDINADAIEYLRENARRNGVEDRVMAINDDVRDVATEYEDWADRIVMNLPHSADEFLEAAVTLAGDDCVLHYYDIQHEDDPFGPGERAIRAAAEPEYDVTVETRHTVRSYAPHELNVCLDVRLER, encoded by the coding sequence ATGGAAGTTCCGTGCGTCCGCGTTGCGCGCGAAGCCGGCGAAGCGACGCGTACGACGCTCGCCGACGCGGATCTGATCGACGACGACTACGAGATCTCCGTCGAGGACGGCTGGCTCTATATTCCGATCACTGACTCCGACGCCGTTCAGGCGGTTCTCGAGGACGGCGAGATCGTCACCCGAACGGTCGACGAACGCGACAGTCAGACGACGCCCGCCGATCTCCTCTCGTTCGAACCGTCCTACGAACGGCTCGGCGAGGCCGCCCTCATCGACGAGGACGATCCCGAGCGAGCACGCGAGATTGCGGACGCCATCCTCGAGTCCGATCTCCCAGTCGAAACGGTGCTAAACAAGGCCTCGAAAGTCAAAGGCGAGACGCGCGTCCGCGACTGGGTGCTGCTCGCGGGCGAGGACACCGAGGTCGTCCACCGCGAGTACGGCTGTGAGTTCCTGCTAGATCTGGCAGAAGTCTACTTCTCGCCGCGGCTCGCGACCGAACGCCATCGCGTGGCCAAGCAAGTTACCGCAGGCGAGCACGCGTTCGATATGTTCGCCGGTGTTGGCCCCTTCGTCGTCCCGTTCGCGAACCGCGGCGCGGAGTGTGTCGGCGTGGATATCAACGCTGACGCGATCGAGTATCTGCGCGAGAACGCCCGCCGAAACGGTGTCGAAGATCGCGTGATGGCGATCAACGACGACGTTCGCGACGTCGCCACTGAGTACGAGGATTGGGCCGACCGCATCGTGATGAACCTCCCTCACAGCGCCGACGAGTTCCTTGAGGCAGCCGTAACGCTCGCCGGCGACGATTGTGTCCTCCATTACTACGACATCCAGCACGAAGACGACCCGTTCGGGCCGGGCGAACGTGCGATCCGTGCGGCTGCCGAACCCGAGTACGACGTGACCGTCGAGACACGCCACACCGTCCGGTCGTATGCCCCCCACGAGCTGAACGTCTGTCTGGACGTGCGCCTCGAGCGATGA
- a CDS encoding RNA-guided endonuclease InsQ/TnpB family protein: MEHSHRYHAYPTQEVADGLEHHLDVHRQLYNHVRWDYENSPEDDKPSEYGQNNKLPEWKRKWSLFGEMHSKAAQATVARFHRNLSNLRKKKEKGHKVGQLTRQAPSDYRSVTYNQSGFDLDEKRGRDRFASVRFSKIGWVKIRYHRPIPDRASIKEVTFKKETTGEWFVSFGLETDDTDLPEKPDVNSLDASNSVGVDLGILNYIHTSDGKTVEWLNLEDEYDRLRREQRKLSRKEKGSNNYEKQRKKAAKVKRHIRRKVLDYQHKITTWLVREYDAVFVEDLNVAGMLQGDGSARNKQDAAWRQFITLLEYKADLYGCHVKQVEAQGTTKECASCGVETAKPVWVREHSCPSCGFETGRDANAAMNVLQRGFSELGLGWPESTPVETVTATDTADFQRVSASHVVETGSLGA; the protein is encoded by the coding sequence ATGGAACACAGTCACCGCTACCATGCCTACCCGACACAAGAGGTAGCGGACGGGCTGGAACACCATCTCGACGTTCATCGCCAACTCTACAACCACGTCCGCTGGGATTACGAGAACAGTCCTGAAGATGACAAGCCGAGTGAGTACGGCCAGAACAACAAACTCCCCGAATGGAAACGCAAGTGGTCGCTGTTCGGAGAAATGCACTCGAAAGCCGCACAAGCCACCGTCGCTCGATTCCATCGGAACCTCTCGAACCTCCGCAAGAAGAAAGAGAAGGGACACAAAGTCGGTCAGCTCACACGGCAAGCACCCAGCGATTACCGAAGTGTGACGTACAACCAGTCCGGCTTCGACCTCGATGAAAAGAGGGGCCGCGACAGGTTCGCTTCCGTCCGCTTTAGCAAAATCGGCTGGGTCAAAATCCGCTACCATCGCCCGATTCCTGACCGCGCTTCCATCAAGGAAGTCACATTCAAGAAAGAGACGACCGGCGAGTGGTTCGTCTCCTTCGGGTTGGAAACCGACGATACTGACCTTCCCGAGAAACCCGACGTGAACTCGCTCGATGCGAGCAACAGCGTCGGAGTTGACCTTGGAATCCTCAACTACATCCACACGAGCGATGGGAAGACCGTGGAATGGCTCAATCTTGAAGACGAATACGACCGGCTCCGCCGCGAACAACGCAAACTCTCACGGAAGGAGAAGGGGTCAAACAACTACGAGAAACAACGAAAGAAGGCCGCCAAGGTCAAGCGCCACATTCGTCGGAAGGTGCTGGACTACCAGCACAAGATCACGACGTGGCTCGTCCGCGAGTACGATGCCGTGTTCGTGGAAGACCTCAACGTGGCTGGGATGCTTCAGGGCGATGGGAGCGCTCGTAACAAGCAGGATGCGGCGTGGAGACAGTTCATCACACTCCTCGAATACAAGGCCGACCTGTACGGCTGTCACGTCAAGCAGGTTGAAGCGCAAGGCACTACCAAAGAGTGTGCATCGTGCGGTGTGGAAACAGCGAAACCCGTCTGGGTCAGGGAACACTCCTGTCCGTCGTGCGGATTCGAGACGGGCAGAGACGCGAATGCGGCGATGAACGTCCTACAACGCGGCTTTTCTGAACTAGGGCTGGGATGGCCCGAATCAACGCCCGTGGAGACTGTGACCGCTACGGACACCGCTGATTTCCAGCGCGTGTCTGCAAGTCACGTCGTAGAAACGGGAAGCCTCGGGGCTTGA